One genomic segment of Hymenobacter psoromatis includes these proteins:
- a CDS encoding APC family permease: MQLSLQRRLGLVQATALNMIDMVGIGPFVTLPLVMGFMGPNFLLAWLVGAALAAVDGLIWSELGAAYPEAGGSYRFLKLAYGEQKWGRFMSFLYVWQTLIQSPLVLASGAIGFAQYFGYLVPLPLWWQPKLVAGSVVLLLVALLYRRIEDIGKLGVALWVAVLSLMGWLIFGGLTHANHPVAWLPAGGVGKLPGLLISVAMGQAAVKTIYSYLGYYNVCHLGAEIVRPEKVIPRSIFLSILGIAVLYLLLNWSVGTVIPWQEVQSWQAGASDKSQFIISVFMERLYGHTAATIATGMVLLVAFASLFAVLLGYSRIPYAAAADGEFLPVFGKLHPTKQFPYVSLLLLGGVGFVFSLLFRLGEVISAILAMRILVQFVGQAVGLVLLRRRRGTASLPFKMPLYPLPVIVVVIVWLAVFAGIAPVEVNWGGLHFRLYFQVAALGMMALGTVAFLLWSRREAKWPFAR, encoded by the coding sequence ATGCAACTCTCTCTACAGCGCCGCCTGGGCCTGGTGCAAGCCACCGCCCTCAACATGATTGACATGGTGGGCATCGGCCCCTTTGTCACCCTGCCGCTGGTGATGGGGTTTATGGGGCCCAACTTTCTGCTGGCCTGGCTGGTAGGTGCGGCGCTGGCCGCCGTGGACGGCCTCATCTGGAGCGAGCTGGGCGCGGCCTACCCCGAGGCGGGCGGCTCGTACCGCTTCCTCAAGCTGGCCTACGGCGAGCAGAAGTGGGGGCGGTTCATGTCGTTTCTCTACGTCTGGCAAACGCTCATTCAATCGCCGCTGGTGCTGGCGTCGGGGGCCATTGGCTTCGCCCAATATTTTGGCTACCTCGTGCCCCTACCCCTCTGGTGGCAGCCCAAGCTGGTGGCCGGCTCGGTGGTTTTATTGCTGGTGGCGCTGCTCTACCGCCGCATCGAGGACATTGGCAAGCTGGGCGTGGCCCTGTGGGTAGCGGTGCTGAGCCTCATGGGCTGGCTGATTTTCGGCGGCCTCACCCACGCCAACCACCCGGTGGCCTGGCTGCCGGCGGGGGGGGTAGGGAAATTGCCGGGCTTACTCATTTCGGTGGCGATGGGCCAGGCGGCCGTCAAAACCATCTATTCCTACCTCGGCTACTACAACGTGTGCCACCTCGGGGCCGAAATCGTGCGGCCCGAAAAGGTCATCCCGCGCAGCATTTTTTTGAGTATTCTGGGCATCGCGGTGCTCTATTTACTGCTGAATTGGAGCGTGGGCACCGTCATTCCGTGGCAGGAGGTGCAGAGCTGGCAGGCCGGGGCCAGCGACAAGTCGCAGTTCATTATCAGCGTGTTTATGGAGCGGCTGTATGGGCACACGGCGGCCACTATTGCCACCGGCATGGTGCTGCTGGTGGCGTTCGCGTCGCTGTTTGCGGTGCTGCTGGGCTACTCACGCATCCCCTACGCGGCGGCAGCCGATGGCGAGTTTCTACCCGTGTTTGGCAAGTTGCACCCTACCAAGCAGTTCCCCTACGTGTCGTTGCTGCTGCTGGGGGGGGTAGGGTTTGTGTTCAGCCTATTGTTTCGATTGGGGGAGGTGATTTCGGCCATCTTGGCCATGCGCATTCTGGTGCAGTTTGTGGGCCAAGCGGTGGGGCTCGTGCTGTTGCGCCGTCGGCGCGGCACGGCGTCCCTACCCTTCAAAATGCCGCTCTACCCGCTGCCCGTTATTGTAGTGGTTATCGTGTGGCTGGCCGTGTTCGCGGGCATCGCGCCGGTCGAGGTCAACTGGGGCGGCCTGCACTTCCGGCTCTACTTTCAGGTAGCCGCGCTGGGCATGATGGCCCTGGGCACGGTGGCGTTTTTGCTCTGGAGCCGCCGCGAGGCCAAGTGGCCGTTTGCCAGGTAA
- the tssD gene encoding type VI secretion system tube protein TssD, whose translation MAHSATLYLEDSSLGVQEFHWGIVQPTDEQGRPQAGILAGKISLVLDTLQHPLIDAWMADARKRLSGMVVVAGADGMGATRTVRFVDGLCVNQGLTFVADSPSAFAGSMSVVITARELHLDEGLTIDNHWPE comes from the coding sequence ATGGCTCATTCAGCAACCCTTTACCTGGAAGACAGCTCCCTTGGGGTGCAGGAGTTTCACTGGGGCATTGTGCAGCCTACCGACGAGCAGGGCCGGCCGCAAGCCGGCATCCTGGCCGGTAAAATCAGCCTGGTGCTGGATACGCTCCAGCACCCCCTAATCGATGCCTGGATGGCCGACGCACGCAAGCGCCTGAGCGGCATGGTGGTAGTGGCCGGTGCCGATGGCATGGGGGCTACGCGCACCGTGCGCTTCGTGGATGGGCTCTGCGTAAACCAGGGCCTCACCTTCGTGGCCGATAGCCCCAGCGCGTTCGCGGGGAGCATGTCGGTCGTCATCACCGCCCGCGAGCTACACCTCGACGAGGGCCTGACTATTGATAACCACTGGCCGGAGTAG
- the tssD gene encoding type VI secretion system tube protein TssD, whose product MNSSAATFWVQDTGYPVRSLTQHAHQATADNGTVTARPISGELSLVLDVRPRDLLLPTWAYSPHLALPARVVFNALDGVSTSLTLTLEEAYCVGYEEHFEHNPAAGQPSFYCLVRVVARQLLKQGVAYTNAWPEKGQ is encoded by the coding sequence ATGAACTCCTCTGCCGCCACTTTCTGGGTGCAGGACACGGGCTATCCCGTGCGCAGCCTCACCCAGCACGCCCACCAGGCCACCGCCGACAATGGCACCGTCACGGCCCGCCCTATTAGCGGCGAGCTGAGCCTGGTGCTCGACGTGCGCCCCCGCGACTTGCTGCTGCCCACCTGGGCCTACTCGCCCCACCTGGCCCTGCCGGCCCGCGTGGTGTTCAATGCCCTCGACGGGGTTTCCACCTCCCTGACCCTGACGCTGGAAGAAGCCTACTGCGTGGGCTATGAGGAACACTTTGAGCATAATCCCGCCGCCGGGCAGCCCTCGTTCTACTGCCTGGTGCGGGTGGTGGCCCGCCAGCTGCTGAAGCAGGGCGTAGCGTATACCAACGCCTGGCCCGAAAAGGGCCAGTAA
- a CDS encoding YfbK domain-containing protein — MKKLLPALLLPLGLLAVCPPAGAQKPQPAAPVSAATRTLSGRVTDSKGQGLPGVTVLLKGTRTGVSTDASGYYVLAGLPAQGARLVFSFVGFTTQEVGVPAGSAPLNVVLRANHKSPSEVVVAHSAGRPSRQMRPRKPVGPEMVRGDVNAPDISGLNGEGNKVMQEVVENKVYTYGSPTPAAYPVRAEAGAGDTYAKIQENAFHPVSKEPLSTFSLDVDNASYTNVRRFLNEGQLPPRDAVRVEEMLNYFHYALPAPAASSPDPVRISAELSDCPWAAGHQLARIGIQAKKVETASLPPANLVFLVDVSGSMMGDDRLPLIRSGLRLLVRQLRPQDHVALVAYAGAAGLVLPPTPGSQQNTILEAIDRLEAGGSTAGGAGLRLAYSTAQQYFKKEGNNRVILASDGDFNVGESSDAAMEQLIVNQRETGVFLTVLGVGRGNLRDSRMELLADKGNGNYAYLDNLDEARRTLVAQFGGTLFTVAKDVKLQVEFNPARVAGYRLIGYENRLLANEDFNNDRKDAGELGASHTVTALYEIVPVNSSNPLIDKLKYQPATYQPGQDVLAKSAGLTTELLTVKLRYKEPQGNTSRLLAQPLAGAALPLAQASADQQFAAAVAEFGMLLRQSEQRGTATYASADQLAQAGRGPDAEGYRAELVRLIQLAEGLAPASKDVGVR, encoded by the coding sequence ATGAAAAAGCTTCTTCCTGCGTTGCTGCTGCCGCTTGGGCTGCTGGCCGTTTGCCCGCCCGCTGGGGCGCAAAAGCCGCAGCCGGCTGCCCCCGTTAGCGCGGCTACCCGCACCCTGAGCGGCCGCGTCACTGACTCGAAAGGCCAGGGCCTACCCGGTGTTACAGTACTGCTTAAAGGCACCCGCACGGGCGTCAGCACCGATGCCAGCGGCTACTACGTGCTGGCCGGCCTGCCGGCGCAAGGCGCGCGCCTAGTGTTCAGCTTCGTGGGCTTTACTACTCAGGAAGTGGGCGTGCCCGCCGGCTCCGCGCCACTGAACGTGGTGCTGCGCGCCAACCATAAAAGCCCGAGTGAAGTAGTGGTTGCGCACTCGGCCGGCCGGCCCAGCCGCCAGATGCGTCCGCGTAAGCCAGTAGGCCCTGAAATGGTACGGGGCGATGTCAACGCCCCCGATATATCTGGCCTGAATGGCGAGGGTAACAAGGTAATGCAGGAAGTAGTTGAAAATAAAGTTTATACATACGGCTCCCCTACCCCCGCTGCTTACCCCGTCCGCGCCGAGGCCGGCGCGGGCGATACCTACGCCAAAATTCAGGAGAACGCCTTTCATCCCGTTAGTAAAGAGCCGCTGAGCACGTTTTCGCTCGATGTGGACAACGCCAGCTACACCAACGTGCGGCGCTTCCTGAATGAGGGCCAGCTGCCCCCGCGCGATGCCGTGCGGGTGGAGGAAATGCTCAATTACTTTCACTACGCGTTGCCCGCGCCCGCTGCCAGCAGCCCCGACCCGGTGCGCATCAGCGCCGAGCTGAGTGACTGCCCCTGGGCCGCCGGCCACCAGCTGGCCCGCATCGGTATTCAGGCCAAAAAGGTGGAAACGGCCAGCCTACCCCCCGCCAACCTGGTGTTTCTGGTGGATGTGTCGGGCTCGATGATGGGCGACGACCGCCTACCCCTCATCCGCAGCGGCTTGCGGCTACTGGTGCGCCAGCTGCGGCCCCAGGACCACGTGGCGCTGGTAGCCTACGCCGGCGCGGCCGGCCTGGTGCTGCCGCCTACCCCCGGCTCGCAGCAAAACACCATTCTGGAAGCCATCGACCGGCTCGAAGCGGGCGGCTCCACGGCCGGCGGCGCGGGCCTGCGCCTGGCGTATTCCACTGCGCAGCAATATTTTAAGAAAGAAGGCAACAACCGCGTGATTCTGGCGAGCGACGGCGATTTTAACGTGGGCGAAAGCTCGGATGCGGCAATGGAGCAATTGATTGTTAATCAGCGCGAAACGGGCGTATTTCTGACCGTGCTGGGCGTGGGGCGCGGCAACCTGCGCGACAGCCGCATGGAGCTGCTGGCCGACAAAGGCAACGGCAACTACGCCTACCTCGACAACCTCGACGAGGCACGCCGCACGCTGGTGGCGCAGTTTGGCGGCACGCTCTTCACGGTGGCCAAAGATGTGAAGCTGCAAGTCGAGTTCAACCCCGCCCGCGTGGCCGGCTACCGCCTCATTGGCTACGAAAACCGCCTGCTGGCCAACGAAGATTTCAACAACGACCGCAAAGACGCCGGCGAGCTGGGCGCGAGCCACACCGTGACGGCCCTCTACGAAATCGTGCCCGTCAATTCCAGCAACCCGCTGATTGATAAGCTGAAATATCAGCCCGCTACCTACCAGCCCGGCCAGGATGTGCTGGCCAAGTCGGCCGGCCTCACCACCGAGCTACTCACCGTGAAGCTGCGCTACAAGGAGCCGCAGGGCAACACCAGCCGGCTGCTGGCCCAGCCCCTGGCCGGGGCAGCCCTACCCCTCGCCCAGGCCTCGGCCGACCAGCAGTTTGCCGCCGCCGTGGCCGAGTTTGGAATGCTGCTGCGCCAGAGCGAGCAGCGCGGCACCGCCACCTACGCCAGCGCCGACCAGCTGGCCCAGGCCGGCCGCGGCCCCGATGCCGAAGGCTACCGCGCCGAGCTGGTGCGGCTCATCCAATTGGCCGAAGGTCTCGCCCCGGCCAGCAAAGACGTGGGCGTGCGCTAG
- a CDS encoding MauE/DoxX family redox-associated membrane protein: MAGPYPPGRRWLRFGLALLFVGAGALHFIQPETFLRIVPPALPAPRLLVLLSGAAEVAGGLGLLLPATRRWAAWGLLALLVAVFPANVYMVGLADALHIPAWVLWARLPLQPLLMWAVWRVR; encoded by the coding sequence GTGGCCGGCCCCTACCCCCCCGGCCGCCGCTGGCTGCGCTTCGGGCTGGCGCTGCTGTTCGTGGGCGCGGGCGCGCTGCACTTTATTCAGCCCGAAACCTTCTTGCGCATTGTGCCGCCGGCCCTGCCCGCGCCCCGGCTGCTGGTGCTGCTGAGTGGCGCGGCCGAGGTGGCCGGCGGCCTGGGCCTGCTGCTGCCCGCCACCCGGCGCTGGGCCGCCTGGGGCCTGCTGGCGCTGCTGGTGGCCGTGTTTCCGGCCAATGTGTACATGGTGGGGCTGGCTGATGCGCTGCACATTCCGGCCTGGGTGCTGTGGGCGCGGCTGCCATTGCAGCCACTGCTGATGTGGGCCGTGTGGCGGGTGAGGTAG
- a CDS encoding protein-disulfide reductase DsbD family protein gives MRSIFGGLPGRNWLLFWPLLGLLLSLATPAAAQIERPVTWTFAAKPGAAGEATLTATATIAGNWHIYSQFIEDGGPVATSFAFTPSPDYELVGKVAESPVPVKAFEKAFNMTIAYFPKRAVFSQKIRLKAPQTTVKGTVTFMVCNDEKCLPPDDLDFSIDAKGAAAPAAKAAPTPPTPAKAAPAAATAVAATKTRAAAPTKPAPTPPAPADTAVFRPEAGPAPMLAPVVADSATAAAPAVPKATAAAVAAPANSQSMWAIFLAGFLGGLAALLMPCIFPLLPFTVSYFTKGNHSRAGAVGRAAFYGLSIIFIYVALGLLVTVLFGADALNDLATSGAFNLVFFALLLVFAASFLGAFELTLPSSWINKTDTQADKGGLVGIFFMAATLALVSFSCTGPIIGTLLVQAAATGQLLGPAVGMFGFSLALALPFTLFALFPSGLKALPKSGGWLNSVKVVLGFLELALALKFLSNVDLAYHWQWFDREVFLSLWIIIFALLGFYLLGKIRFSHDSPVEYVSLPRLFMAIIVLAFTTYLVPGLWGAPLQAVAGFLPPQHTQDFDLYTPTLGGGVGAGPAAAPHEQHRYGDLFHAPLGLDAYFDYAEARAYAQKVNKPILIDFTGNACVNCRKMEATVWPDPRVLQRLRNDFVLVQLYVDDKTALPEAEQRVSKFSGKKIKSIGNEWSDFQASRYNANSQPFYVQLDPTTEKVLATPQGANYDPDNFVRFLDGGLAAYRAGRR, from the coding sequence ATGAGAAGTATTTTCGGCGGCCTACCTGGCCGTAACTGGTTGTTATTTTGGCCTTTGCTGGGTTTGCTACTCAGCCTGGCTACCCCCGCGGCGGCCCAAATTGAGCGGCCCGTGACCTGGACCTTCGCGGCCAAGCCGGGCGCGGCGGGCGAGGCTACCCTCACCGCCACGGCCACCATCGCGGGTAACTGGCACATCTACTCACAGTTTATCGAGGATGGCGGGCCGGTAGCGACGAGCTTCGCATTCACGCCTTCGCCCGACTACGAGCTGGTGGGCAAGGTGGCGGAGAGCCCCGTGCCGGTGAAGGCGTTTGAGAAAGCCTTCAATATGACCATCGCCTACTTCCCCAAGCGGGCGGTATTTAGTCAGAAAATTCGCCTCAAAGCCCCGCAAACTACCGTGAAGGGCACCGTGACGTTCATGGTGTGCAACGACGAGAAGTGCCTGCCGCCCGACGACCTGGATTTCAGCATTGACGCAAAGGGCGCGGCCGCACCGGCCGCCAAAGCGGCCCCTACCCCCCCCACGCCGGCCAAGGCCGCGCCCGCAGCAGCAACGGCGGTAGCAGCCACCAAAACCCGCGCCGCCGCGCCAACAAAGCCGGCTCCTACCCCTCCGGCCCCGGCCGATACGGCGGTTTTCCGGCCCGAAGCCGGCCCCGCGCCGATGCTCGCGCCCGTTGTCGCTGATTCTGCTACGGCCGCCGCACCCGCGGTGCCGAAAGCTACGGCGGCGGCGGTGGCCGCCCCGGCGAATAGCCAATCGATGTGGGCGATTTTTCTGGCGGGCTTCCTAGGCGGGCTGGCGGCGCTACTTATGCCGTGCATTTTCCCGCTGTTGCCATTCACGGTCAGCTACTTCACGAAAGGCAACCACTCGCGGGCCGGGGCGGTGGGCCGGGCGGCGTTTTACGGCCTGAGCATCATTTTTATCTACGTGGCGCTGGGGCTGCTGGTAACCGTTCTTTTCGGGGCCGATGCGCTCAATGACCTGGCCACGAGCGGGGCCTTTAATCTGGTTTTCTTTGCCTTGCTGCTGGTATTCGCGGCCTCATTTTTGGGGGCGTTTGAGTTGACCTTGCCCAGCTCGTGGATTAATAAAACCGATACGCAGGCTGATAAGGGCGGCCTGGTGGGCATCTTCTTCATGGCGGCCACGCTGGCGCTGGTGTCATTTTCGTGCACCGGGCCCATCATCGGCACGCTGCTGGTGCAGGCCGCGGCCACGGGGCAGCTGCTGGGGCCGGCGGTGGGCATGTTTGGCTTCTCGCTGGCGCTGGCGCTGCCATTCACGCTGTTTGCGCTGTTTCCGTCGGGGCTGAAGGCGCTGCCCAAGTCGGGCGGCTGGCTGAACTCGGTGAAGGTGGTGCTGGGCTTTCTGGAGCTGGCGCTGGCGCTGAAATTTTTGTCGAACGTGGATTTAGCTTACCACTGGCAGTGGTTCGACCGCGAGGTATTTCTCTCGCTCTGGATTATTATTTTCGCGCTGCTGGGTTTCTACTTGCTGGGCAAAATCCGGTTTTCGCACGACAGCCCGGTGGAGTACGTATCGCTACCCCGGCTATTTATGGCCATCATTGTGCTGGCTTTCACTACCTACCTGGTGCCGGGCCTGTGGGGCGCGCCGCTGCAAGCCGTGGCGGGCTTCCTACCCCCCCAGCACACGCAGGACTTCGACCTCTACACGCCCACGCTGGGCGGGGGGGTAGGAGCTGGGCCAGCCGCCGCGCCCCATGAGCAGCACAGGTACGGCGACCTTTTCCACGCGCCGCTGGGGCTCGATGCGTATTTTGATTATGCCGAGGCCCGCGCCTACGCCCAGAAAGTGAACAAGCCAATTCTTATCGACTTCACCGGCAATGCCTGCGTGAACTGCCGCAAGATGGAGGCCACCGTGTGGCCCGACCCGCGCGTGCTGCAACGCCTGCGCAACGACTTCGTGCTGGTGCAGCTCTACGTGGACGACAAAACCGCGCTGCCCGAAGCCGAGCAACGGGTGTCGAAATTCAGTGGCAAGAAAATCAAGTCTATCGGCAACGAGTGGAGCGATTTTCAGGCCAGCCGCTACAACGCCAACTCGCAGCCCTTCTACGTGCAGCTCGACCCGACCACGGAAAAGGTGCTCGCTACCCCGCAGGGCGCAAACTACGACCCCGACAACTTCGTGCGCTTCCTGGACGGCGGGCTGGCCGCCTACCGGGCCGGCCGCCGCTAG
- a CDS encoding phosphoheptose isomerase: MPTPDNPQKEQLFQRIGQGLREQGLRVERQDPSRPWGGFFVLDESQAQQFADIYFNGLEVDKLRISGQLSPKILLVAPHQRLSWQYHHRRAEIWQVVEGPVGVAISDTDEQTEVKSYQPGERIILQQGERHRLVGLNGWGVIAEIWQHTDAGQPSDEDDIVRVQDDFGR; the protein is encoded by the coding sequence ATGCCTACCCCCGACAACCCCCAGAAGGAACAGCTTTTTCAGCGCATCGGCCAGGGCCTGCGCGAGCAGGGCCTGCGCGTGGAGCGCCAGGACCCCAGCCGGCCCTGGGGCGGCTTTTTTGTGCTCGATGAAAGCCAGGCCCAGCAGTTTGCCGATATTTATTTCAATGGCTTAGAAGTAGATAAGCTGCGCATTTCGGGGCAGCTGAGCCCCAAGATATTGCTGGTAGCGCCGCACCAGCGCCTGAGCTGGCAGTACCACCACCGGCGCGCCGAAATCTGGCAGGTAGTGGAAGGCCCGGTGGGCGTGGCCATTAGCGATACCGACGAGCAGACGGAGGTGAAATCGTACCAGCCAGGGGAGCGCATCATTCTTCAGCAAGGCGAGCGCCACCGCTTGGTGGGCCTCAACGGCTGGGGCGTCATCGCCGAAATCTGGCAGCATACTGATGCCGGCCAGCCTTCGGACGAGGACGATATCGTGCGGGTGCAGGACGACTTCGGCCGCTAA
- the bshC gene encoding bacillithiol biosynthesis cysteine-adding enzyme BshC has translation MVQTISYAATGAFSSLLTDYIAGAPALASFYGRRPELAAFPAQIAEKQAAYPPEMRQRLVADLRAQYAELGGEIPPAVAANLDLLARDTTFTITTGHQLNLLTGPLYFVYKLVTAIKLSQELKAAYPQYDFVPVYWLATEDHDFAEINSFPLFGKTYSWAGPGGAAGLGGPVGRLGLQGLEEELLSQLPAEVPAAFREAYASSRNLSEATRRLATSLFGEYGLVCLDADRPALKQALKPLLVKELTEQFSNQAVQATDARLVAAGYKPQVYSRPLNLFFITDEGQRERLEPGAQALAGLLALAEAEPARFSPNVVLRPVYQEILLPNVAYIGGGAEVAYWFQLKDVFAALGVPYPLVLPRNSALYLSRANAGKLAKLGLTALDIFKPLAELKKQVGAQLGQEEVSLAAQQQALAAAFEQVQTLAQRLDPTLVKTVAAEAQKAAGSLASLEKRLSKAAEAKHETAYNQLTTLKDKLFPDGGLQERTDNVLSIWLNNPDFIGQLVAAFKPLKLEFAVLTEG, from the coding sequence GTGGTTCAGACAATTTCTTACGCCGCCACCGGCGCGTTTTCCAGCCTGCTTACCGATTATATCGCCGGCGCGCCGGCCCTGGCTTCCTTCTATGGTCGCCGGCCCGAGCTGGCGGCTTTTCCGGCCCAGATTGCCGAAAAGCAGGCCGCCTACCCCCCCGAAATGCGCCAACGTTTAGTGGCCGACCTGCGCGCCCAGTACGCCGAGCTGGGCGGTGAAATACCGCCCGCCGTGGCCGCCAACCTCGATTTGCTGGCCCGCGACACCACATTTACCATCACCACGGGGCACCAGCTCAACCTGCTCACCGGGCCGCTGTACTTTGTGTATAAGCTGGTTACGGCCATCAAGCTGAGCCAGGAGCTGAAAGCTGCCTACCCCCAGTACGACTTCGTGCCAGTGTACTGGCTGGCGACGGAGGACCACGATTTTGCCGAAATCAACAGCTTTCCGCTCTTTGGAAAAACCTACAGCTGGGCCGGCCCCGGCGGCGCGGCTGGCCTGGGCGGGCCGGTGGGCCGCCTGGGCTTGCAAGGGCTTGAGGAAGAGCTGCTAAGTCAGCTGCCGGCCGAGGTGCCGGCCGCCTTCCGCGAGGCGTATGCCAGCAGCCGGAACCTGAGCGAGGCAACCCGTCGGCTGGCTACCAGCCTCTTTGGAGAGTACGGCTTGGTGTGCCTCGATGCCGACCGGCCGGCGCTCAAGCAGGCCCTCAAGCCGCTGCTGGTGAAGGAATTGACGGAGCAGTTTTCCAACCAGGCCGTGCAGGCCACCGATGCCCGCCTGGTGGCCGCCGGCTACAAGCCGCAGGTGTATTCGCGGCCGCTCAACCTGTTTTTCATCACCGATGAGGGCCAGCGCGAGCGCCTGGAACCCGGTGCCCAGGCCCTGGCCGGCCTGCTGGCCCTGGCCGAAGCCGAGCCCGCGCGCTTTAGTCCCAACGTGGTGCTGCGGCCCGTGTACCAAGAGATTTTGCTGCCCAATGTGGCCTACATCGGCGGCGGGGCGGAGGTGGCGTATTGGTTTCAGCTGAAGGACGTGTTTGCGGCGCTGGGCGTGCCCTACCCCCTCGTGCTGCCCCGCAACTCGGCCCTGTACCTGAGCCGCGCCAACGCGGGCAAGCTGGCTAAATTGGGCCTCACGGCCCTCGATATTTTCAAGCCGCTGGCCGAGCTGAAAAAGCAGGTGGGCGCGCAGCTGGGGCAGGAAGAGGTGAGCCTGGCGGCGCAGCAGCAGGCGCTGGCGGCAGCTTTTGAGCAAGTGCAGACGCTGGCGCAGCGCCTCGACCCCACGCTGGTGAAGACCGTGGCCGCCGAGGCGCAAAAAGCAGCCGGCAGCCTCGCCAGCCTCGAAAAGCGCCTGAGCAAAGCTGCCGAGGCGAAGCACGAAACTGCTTATAATCAGCTTACTACCCTCAAAGACAAGCTCTTCCCCGACGGTGGCTTGCAGGAGCGCACCGATAATGTGCTGAGCATCTGGCTGAATAACCCGGACTTTATCGGGCAGCTGGTGGCGGCATTCAAGCCGCTGAAGCTGGAATTTGCGGTGCTGACCGAGGGGTAG